The Thalassophryne amazonica chromosome 8, fThaAma1.1, whole genome shotgun sequence genome includes a window with the following:
- the LOC117515532 gene encoding troponin T, cardiac muscle isoforms-like, translating into MSDTEDIIEEEEILVEEDDSKSKPKFMTNVAPPKIADGDKVDFDDIYRKRQEKDLSELKSLIEAHFIQRQKEEEELIALVNRIEKRRAERAEQQRIRTEREKERQARLAEEKERKEQEEQRKKQDEDAKKKKVLSNVAAGQKNEIRRGGKKQTEREKKKKILAERKKPLNIDHLNEDKLKEKAKELWQWLMGLEAEKFDLSEKLKRQKYDINQLLTRIHVHQSAKGHGRGKMSGRRR; encoded by the exons ATGTCTGACACAGAGGACATCATAGAGGAGGAGGAAATTCT GGTGGAAGAAG ATGATTCAAAGTCAAAACCAAA ATTTATGACAAATGTTGCACCTCCAAAGATCGCAGATGGTGATAAAGTTGATTTTGAT GACATCTACAGAAAGCGTCAGGAGAAGGACCTGTCTGAGCTGAAGTCTCTGATCGAGGCTCACTTCATCCAGAGGCAGAAGGAGGAAGAAGAGCTCATCGCCCTCGTCAACAGAATT GAGAAACGTCGTGCTGAGAGAGCAGAGCAGCAGAGGATccgcacagagagagagaaggagaggcaGGCCAGACTGGCG GAGGAGAAGGAGCGAAAAGAGCAAGAGGAGCAGCGGAAGAAACAGGATGAAGATGCCAAGAAGAAGAAAGTCCTCTCAAATGTGGCCGCGGGTCAGAAG AATGAAATCAGGAGAGGCGGCAAGAAGCAAACAGAaagggagaagaagaagaagatcctgGCGGAACGCAAGAAGCCACTCAATATCGATCACCTCAATGAAGATAAACTCAA ggaGAAGGCCAAAGAGCTGTGGCAGTGGCTGATGGGATTGGAAGCTGAAAAGTTTGATCTCAGTGAGAAACTCAAACGACAGAAATATGat ATTAACCAGCTTCTTACTCGAATCCACGTCCACCAGAG tgCCAAAGGTCATGGAAGGGGTAAGATGAGTGGCCGGCGGCGGTAA